One window of the Shewanella maritima genome contains the following:
- a CDS encoding isochorismate synthase: MPGQVFATHISELKQKLAKLRHAPIADPILQLSVEAPSLPVLSWLAAQTLYPRIYWHGRDKVEEVAAIGACKDFYFHDQINDDDLARLYQSQRNKSNGQDIRYYGGLAFDRTVECWDEFGRARFVLPRIEIRRHGNKLRILLNLDFDGKDPSQECDAALADLQQLQKPLPLTPPSKLSLMGRSDLPNYPRWQELVEQVTQQQFNQATPKVVLSRQTQLEVSGNIDPWTVLACWQGRNPNSFQFGFQFSPERAFISCSPERLYLRRQQELYTEALAGTTTRGLNTEEDNQLAKQLLEDTKNSHENQLVREHIVDSLSSLSQYVGAEETPKIFKLNHIQHLHRAIRAQLHSGVNDFDLLKALHPTPAVGGLPRQSALSFIRQREGYARGWYAGACGYLNHYESEFSVAIRSALIEPNRVNLFAGAGIVAGSDPQAEWQELENKLATILSILIDF, encoded by the coding sequence TTGCCGGGCCAGGTTTTTGCGACACACATTAGCGAGCTAAAACAAAAACTCGCTAAATTGAGACATGCGCCTATCGCTGACCCAATTCTACAACTGTCAGTAGAAGCCCCTTCTCTGCCCGTATTATCATGGCTAGCGGCACAAACCTTATACCCGAGGATCTACTGGCACGGACGTGACAAAGTAGAAGAAGTCGCTGCAATCGGTGCCTGCAAAGACTTCTACTTTCATGATCAAATTAATGATGATGACCTCGCTAGACTTTATCAAAGCCAGCGCAATAAAAGTAACGGCCAAGACATTCGCTACTATGGCGGTTTAGCATTTGACCGCACAGTGGAATGTTGGGACGAATTTGGTCGCGCGCGCTTTGTGCTGCCTAGGATTGAAATTCGTCGCCACGGCAACAAGCTGCGCATTTTGCTCAACCTTGACTTCGACGGCAAAGACCCCAGCCAAGAGTGCGACGCTGCACTTGCCGATTTACAACAATTGCAGAAGCCTCTACCGCTGACACCACCAAGTAAACTGTCATTAATGGGCCGCAGCGACTTGCCAAATTACCCTCGCTGGCAAGAGCTGGTTGAACAAGTAACGCAACAGCAATTCAATCAAGCCACACCCAAAGTAGTACTGTCTCGACAAACTCAGCTTGAGGTCAGTGGTAATATTGACCCTTGGACCGTACTTGCTTGCTGGCAAGGCCGTAATCCAAATAGCTTTCAATTTGGTTTTCAGTTCTCGCCAGAACGGGCATTTATCTCCTGTTCACCCGAGCGCTTATATCTGCGCCGCCAACAAGAGCTCTACACTGAAGCATTAGCAGGCACCACCACTCGCGGGCTCAATACAGAAGAAGACAACCAACTCGCAAAGCAGTTACTCGAAGATACCAAGAACAGTCACGAAAACCAGCTGGTGCGTGAACATATCGTCGACTCCTTGTCATCGTTGAGCCAGTACGTCGGTGCAGAAGAAACACCCAAGATATTCAAGCTGAACCATATTCAGCATTTACACCGTGCTATTCGAGCACAGCTGCATTCTGGAGTGAACGATTTTGATCTGCTGAAAGCTTTGCACCCGACTCCAGCTGTCGGCGGCTTACCAAGGCAGTCAGCCTTAAGCTTTATTAGGCAAAGAGAAGGTTACGCTCGTGGCTGGTATGCGGGAGCTTGTGGTTATTTAAACCATTATGAATCGGAGTTTTCAGTGGCCATTCGTAGTGCACTGATAGAGCCTAACCGCGTTAACCTGTTCGCAGGCGCAGGTATTGTGGCAGGTTCAGATCCGCAAGCCGAGTGGCAAGAGTTAGAAAATAAACTCGCCACCATTTTATCGATACTAATTGATTTCTAA
- a CDS encoding paraquat-inducible protein A has translation MRVVISIVLVVCSLALLIPGVTQPVLTITGSIEKAQMVDTGKQLLLDNVSANSQSSAASMLNMALSMLGLDEVEGQVEVFHKTRSIADTVSELYLSNHLLVAALVALFSIVIPAIKLLLMLVIHLPIKLSIRLGIYRFMALISKWSMADVFVVALIIVYMAGNASAGMGEMLQTQAQFENGFYFFAAYCLFAIASQVLLQRPSDKVNTGESQADETAR, from the coding sequence ATGAGAGTTGTTATTTCTATTGTGTTGGTTGTTTGCTCCCTTGCTTTACTTATTCCCGGGGTGACGCAACCGGTATTAACCATTACTGGCAGCATCGAAAAAGCGCAGATGGTGGACACTGGTAAGCAGCTATTGCTGGACAATGTATCCGCCAACTCACAATCTAGTGCAGCAAGTATGCTTAATATGGCGCTGTCTATGCTCGGGTTAGATGAGGTTGAAGGGCAAGTCGAGGTATTTCACAAGACCCGCAGCATAGCTGATACCGTTTCAGAGTTATATCTATCTAACCATCTACTCGTTGCTGCACTGGTGGCGTTGTTCAGTATAGTTATTCCAGCTATCAAGTTGCTGTTGATGTTAGTGATACATTTACCAATAAAGTTAAGTATTCGATTAGGTATTTATCGTTTTATGGCGCTAATTAGTAAGTGGTCTATGGCCGATGTCTTCGTCGTGGCGCTGATTATTGTTTATATGGCAGGTAATGCCTCAGCGGGAATGGGTGAGATGCTGCAAACCCAGGCTCAATTTGAGAATGGTTTTTACTTTTTTGCGGCCTATTGTTTATTTGCTATAGCCAGTCAAGTGCTGTTGCAGCGACCTAGCGATAAGGTGAATACAGGTGAGTCGCAAGCTGATGAAACTGCGCGGTAA
- a CDS encoding YeiH family protein, protein MSVIQSQKFKSFLFFALALACLLPAISSPIALLMGFTLASLGLVPDNLDLAKWTKKLLAYSIVGLGFGINLPEAIAASRDNIGLIIGSIIFTLVLGYGLTRLMKLEQKTGHLISCGTAICGGSAIAAVAPAINAKNDQTAVALACIFLLNSVALFVFPTLGHAFNLSEYDFGVWSAIAIHDTSSVVGAAAAYGDEALKTATTVKLARALWIIPIALLSAVAFGGDRSKIAIPYFIGFYCLAIAIAYFLPQGQAVYEVAFNASKRILIVCLFLIGAGITVKKMRANGPKPLLLGVLLWFAIGASSLAYILMTGQ, encoded by the coding sequence ATGTCAGTTATTCAATCTCAAAAATTTAAGTCCTTCTTATTCTTTGCTCTTGCTTTAGCATGCCTGTTACCCGCTATTTCATCACCTATTGCACTGCTAATGGGATTTACCCTAGCAAGCCTTGGCTTGGTGCCAGATAATCTGGATTTAGCTAAGTGGACTAAAAAACTGCTGGCATACTCCATTGTTGGATTAGGTTTTGGCATTAACTTACCTGAAGCCATCGCTGCAAGTCGTGACAATATCGGGCTGATTATTGGCTCTATTATCTTCACCCTAGTTCTGGGATATGGCCTAACAAGATTAATGAAGTTAGAGCAGAAAACCGGTCATTTGATTAGCTGCGGCACCGCAATTTGTGGCGGCAGCGCGATTGCCGCGGTTGCACCAGCAATCAATGCCAAAAATGATCAAACTGCTGTCGCGCTTGCCTGTATTTTTTTACTCAACTCTGTGGCCTTGTTCGTATTCCCAACCCTGGGACACGCCTTTAACCTGTCTGAATATGATTTTGGTGTATGGAGCGCAATTGCGATTCACGACACCTCATCGGTTGTCGGCGCAGCTGCCGCCTATGGAGATGAAGCTTTAAAAACCGCTACCACAGTTAAGCTTGCCAGAGCGCTATGGATTATTCCAATTGCGCTGTTGAGCGCTGTCGCTTTTGGTGGCGATCGCAGCAAAATCGCCATTCCATACTTTATTGGTTTTTACTGCCTCGCCATCGCGATTGCCTACTTTTTACCTCAAGGGCAAGCAGTTTATGAAGTCGCGTTTAACGCTTCCAAGCGTATATTAATTGTATGTCTATTTTTAATTGGTGCGGGAATTACAGTTAAGAAAATGCGTGCTAATGGACCTAAGCCGCTGCTGCTTGGGGTATTACTCTGGTTCGCAATTGGTGCAAGTTCACTTGCCTACATTTTGATGACTGGGCAATAA
- a CDS encoding GNAT family N-acetyltransferase — MYSTEIKAYSQLSSKVLSELTRLTHMIPELDRPQTELDLQQRLANKPCLVLLAYVEDELAGFKLGYAESDTVFYSWLGGVAPDFRNLGLAKSMLEYQEKWAAEQGYQTMTVKTRNHFKAMLTMLVRSQYQITEIAPAADIAHNKLHLQKQL; from the coding sequence ATGTACTCCACTGAAATTAAGGCTTATAGCCAACTTTCATCAAAAGTTCTAAGCGAACTAACTCGTTTAACTCACATGATCCCTGAGTTAGACCGCCCGCAAACTGAGCTGGATTTGCAACAGCGTTTAGCGAACAAACCATGCTTGGTGTTACTTGCCTATGTTGAAGATGAACTCGCTGGGTTCAAACTAGGTTACGCCGAGTCTGACACTGTGTTTTACAGCTGGTTAGGTGGAGTTGCACCAGACTTTAGAAACCTAGGCCTGGCGAAGTCAATGTTGGAGTATCAAGAGAAATGGGCTGCTGAGCAAGGTTATCAAACCATGACAGTTAAAACCCGAAATCACTTCAAAGCCATGTTAACTATGTTGGTTCGTAGCCAATATCAGATCACAGAAATTGCGCCAGCGGCTGATATCGCCCACAACAAACTGCATTTACAAAAACAGCTGTAG
- a CDS encoding HD-GYP domain-containing protein produces MNVSAGSDNLIKIPVSKLAIGMFVTAIDHNNSKVAVSNAGQIKNRDAITKLTKNGIKTVWVDVERSSDSCGLKKVKPKVSGNPLAKKPATNPRDVKQKQAKKLLSEAKVLIKKVMSETFEGKAIEVAQFGEVADKMIESVMDDADAFKCISALRSKDAYLLEHSINVAFLLVTFGRYLDLDPELIKQMAVGGILHDIGKVKVDNEILHKPARLTAEEFEKMKLHQVYAIDIMRDIEGLSQVSIDVCLMHHEKLDGKGYPRGLKGDEIPMHGRMSCIVDIYDALTATRCYKEAMSPAAAFKILISLTPFHLDQKLVYEFIRCVGVYPVGSLVQLSDERVGIVWDSKNRDALHPIVKCFYSQKHRRYTEVAFVDLKKSDLVIERGVSPSSLDVDPTPFY; encoded by the coding sequence ATGAATGTATCTGCGGGATCAGACAATCTGATTAAGATCCCCGTGTCTAAATTGGCTATCGGCATGTTCGTTACCGCCATTGACCACAATAATAGTAAGGTCGCTGTTTCTAATGCAGGCCAGATAAAAAACCGTGATGCTATTACTAAGTTAACCAAAAATGGTATTAAAACCGTTTGGGTCGATGTCGAGCGCTCGTCGGATAGCTGCGGGTTGAAAAAGGTTAAGCCAAAAGTATCTGGTAATCCGTTAGCGAAAAAGCCTGCGACGAATCCTCGCGACGTTAAGCAAAAACAGGCGAAGAAACTTTTGTCTGAAGCTAAAGTCTTGATCAAAAAAGTGATGTCAGAAACCTTCGAGGGTAAAGCTATCGAGGTGGCGCAGTTTGGCGAAGTGGCTGACAAAATGATCGAGTCGGTAATGGATGATGCCGATGCTTTTAAGTGTATTTCAGCACTACGTTCAAAAGATGCCTATTTACTTGAGCACTCGATTAACGTTGCCTTTTTGCTGGTGACTTTTGGTCGCTACCTTGACCTTGACCCTGAATTGATTAAGCAAATGGCCGTTGGTGGTATCTTGCATGATATTGGCAAGGTCAAAGTCGATAATGAGATTTTGCATAAGCCTGCCAGACTGACCGCTGAAGAATTTGAAAAGATGAAGCTGCATCAAGTTTACGCAATCGATATTATGCGCGACATTGAAGGCTTGTCTCAGGTCAGTATTGACGTGTGCTTGATGCACCACGAAAAACTTGACGGCAAAGGTTATCCTAGAGGCTTGAAAGGAGATGAAATCCCTATGCATGGCCGTATGAGCTGTATTGTTGATATTTACGATGCGCTCACGGCAACGCGCTGCTACAAAGAGGCGATGAGCCCTGCGGCCGCATTTAAAATCTTAATTAGCTTAACCCCATTCCATCTAGATCAAAAACTGGTATACGAGTTTATTCGCTGTGTCGGTGTTTATCCAGTTGGCTCGTTGGTGCAATTGTCTGATGAACGTGTTGGTATTGTATGGGATTCAAAAAATCGCGACGCATTGCATCCGATTGTTAAGTGTTTTTATTCGCAAAAACATCGTCGTTATACCGAGGTAGCATTTGTCGATTTGAAAAAGTCGGACTTAGTGATTGAGCGAGGCGTGTCGCCAAGTTCACTTGATGTTGACCCGACGCCTTTCTATTAG
- a CDS encoding sensor histidine kinase gives MSLFNRVFGVTWQQMRAKVRYRLLVLTLLPILLTLVSLVFITIYWNISYTGQQLFMKVKADLAVANNTLLQVQQEQQQQLVNISHSWEFHTYYERLISQGRKQQRENQAQLNLKLNEQKQRYGLDFLRILSITEAAADPDLRLMLSDINDGQAYSGLTVLSPQRLSHINPELAQKAVIPVSETLRAQEPKKDEESRGLVSRTILPVLDQNGNVVWYLDSGILINRNTVIVDYIRDLVYDKGTLPERSIGTVTIFLDNIRVSTNVPMKLTFPEQETMTRALGTLVSDEVREQVLENGEVWVDRAFVLNDWFISAYSPIEDIRGKRIGMIYTGFSESPFIHNYLLNIIELGTILMLVLLISGLLVYRGAYSLLQPIEKIHHVVKAVQSGRNVRIGELGLDSENELSNLAEQFDRMLDLLQQRNSQIQAAAEQLEVKVEERTRSLQDKTVELQCNVALLNETRQQLVTNEKLTALGELTAGIAHEINNPTAVILGNMELLKYELGEKADDVEEEIDLVIQQVGRISTIIRSLLQYSRPGEFNAPLQLHSVTPIVEEMLVLVRHSIRKQQVELIQELNATTEVEINRPQILQVLINLVVNAAHASEEKGRIFVKTFDWLDDKGQCIGVKIEVADEGVGISEEQLSRIFDPFYTTRKDGTGLGLSLSYGIIKRIGGTIEVSSTLGEGTVFTIGLYHQARDEHATNPYVGLHFGGRSKFVDKDKPL, from the coding sequence GTGTCTTTGTTTAATCGAGTTTTTGGCGTTACCTGGCAGCAAATGCGTGCCAAGGTACGCTATCGCTTGCTAGTACTGACGCTGCTGCCTATTTTGTTGACGTTAGTCAGTCTGGTATTTATTACCATTTATTGGAATATCAGCTACACAGGTCAGCAGCTATTTATGAAGGTAAAAGCTGATCTGGCGGTCGCTAACAATACCTTATTGCAGGTACAGCAAGAGCAGCAACAACAGCTGGTCAATATTAGTCATTCTTGGGAATTTCATACCTATTATGAGCGCCTGATATCACAAGGCCGCAAGCAGCAACGAGAGAATCAAGCGCAACTTAACCTAAAACTCAATGAACAAAAGCAGCGTTATGGACTCGATTTTCTGCGTATATTAAGTATTACCGAGGCTGCTGCAGATCCTGATCTAAGGCTCATGTTGTCTGACATTAATGATGGTCAAGCTTATTCAGGTTTGACTGTGCTATCACCTCAGCGCTTAAGTCATATTAATCCTGAGCTTGCGCAAAAAGCGGTGATCCCAGTGTCTGAAACCCTTAGGGCACAAGAGCCGAAAAAAGATGAAGAGAGTCGAGGGTTAGTCAGTCGGACAATTTTGCCGGTACTCGACCAAAACGGTAATGTGGTGTGGTATCTCGACAGCGGTATTTTGATCAACCGCAATACGGTGATTGTCGACTATATTCGTGATCTGGTCTACGACAAAGGCACCTTACCTGAGCGCTCAATTGGCACGGTAACAATTTTCCTCGATAACATTCGCGTCAGTACCAATGTACCGATGAAGCTTACCTTTCCTGAGCAAGAGACCATGACCCGCGCGCTAGGTACTTTGGTGTCCGATGAAGTGCGTGAACAAGTGCTTGAGAACGGTGAAGTTTGGGTTGACCGCGCGTTTGTGCTTAATGATTGGTTTATTTCGGCTTACTCACCGATTGAAGACATTCGCGGTAAGCGTATCGGTATGATCTACACCGGATTCTCGGAGTCACCGTTTATCCATAACTATCTGCTAAACATTATTGAGCTTGGCACTATCTTGATGTTGGTGTTGCTAATTTCTGGTTTGCTGGTTTATCGCGGAGCCTATAGTTTATTGCAGCCGATCGAGAAAATTCACCATGTGGTAAAAGCGGTTCAATCAGGGCGTAATGTGCGTATTGGAGAGCTTGGGCTTGATAGTGAGAATGAATTGTCCAATCTAGCTGAACAGTTCGACCGCATGCTTGATTTACTGCAGCAGCGTAATAGTCAGATCCAAGCGGCAGCGGAGCAGCTAGAAGTCAAAGTTGAGGAGCGTACTCGCAGTTTGCAGGATAAAACTGTTGAGCTTCAGTGCAACGTAGCACTGCTAAATGAAACCCGTCAGCAGCTAGTGACCAATGAAAAGCTTACTGCACTAGGTGAATTAACCGCAGGTATTGCCCACGAGATTAATAATCCAACAGCAGTGATTTTGGGCAACATGGAACTGCTGAAATACGAGCTTGGTGAAAAAGCTGACGACGTAGAAGAAGAGATCGACTTAGTGATTCAGCAAGTAGGTCGTATTAGTACTATTATTCGCAGTTTATTGCAGTACAGTCGCCCGGGAGAGTTCAACGCGCCGCTGCAGCTACATTCTGTTACGCCGATTGTTGAAGAAATGCTGGTACTGGTCCGTCACTCGATCAGGAAGCAGCAAGTTGAGTTGATTCAGGAGCTCAATGCCACTACTGAAGTGGAAATTAACCGTCCGCAGATCTTGCAGGTACTGATTAACCTTGTGGTGAACGCAGCTCACGCCAGTGAAGAGAAAGGACGCATCTTTGTAAAAACCTTTGATTGGCTTGATGACAAAGGGCAGTGCATTGGAGTGAAGATTGAAGTGGCCGATGAAGGGGTGGGCATTTCTGAAGAACAGCTTAGCCGTATCTTTGACCCTTTCTACACTACGCGTAAAGACGGTACAGGCTTAGGTTTATCGTTAAGTTACGGCATTATTAAGCGTATTGGTGGCACGATTGAGGTGAGCTCTACGCTTGGAGAGGGTACAGTGTTTACTATTGGCCTGTATCATCAAGCTCGTGATGAGCATGCTACCAACCCTTATGTTGGTTTGCACTTCGGCGGCCGTAGCAAGTTCGTCGATAAGGACAAGCCGCTGTAA
- a CDS encoding sigma-54-dependent transcriptional regulator yields MKTSFPTGMSVLIVDDEPGMRSFLNKALSKKFALVDTASTITQAEQMRSQGHYDLLIVDIRLPDRSGIEWHEALDDPDRQSDIIFMTGYADMDVAIKALRAGASDFIMKPFHLEQMMTAVDRCIERRLLKRENFMLKRELSHGKASSIIGRSDAMVEVKQVIERVAPTNAVVLIEGESGTGKELVARQLHHLSGRSGPFVPVNCGAIAPELLGSELFGHTAGSFTGAKSSREGLFSFASGGTIFLDEIGEMPMNMQTALLRVLEQRAIRPVGSEKEVAIDVRIVAATNRTLQEEVEAGHFRRDLFYRLNVLNILIPPLRARSEDIVELTHYFTMQIIKEMGMKEVIWSHEDLQVLQQHEWPGNIRELRNMIERCILLGKPPAEYWKVDTKESVPETSGYPLDWPLKEVEKQHVMQVVAAHDGNKSAAARDLGVSRKTLDRKFKEWADVTAPEQEE; encoded by the coding sequence ATGAAAACTTCATTTCCAACAGGTATGTCTGTATTAATTGTTGATGATGAGCCAGGGATGCGCAGCTTTTTAAATAAAGCACTGAGTAAAAAGTTTGCTTTGGTGGATACCGCATCCACGATTACCCAAGCTGAGCAGATGCGCTCTCAAGGTCACTATGATCTACTTATTGTCGATATTCGTTTGCCCGACCGCTCGGGAATCGAGTGGCATGAAGCGCTAGATGATCCTGATCGTCAGTCGGATATTATCTTTATGACAGGTTATGCCGATATGGACGTTGCTATTAAAGCGCTGCGTGCTGGTGCCTCTGACTTTATTATGAAGCCGTTTCATTTAGAGCAGATGATGACAGCAGTTGATCGCTGTATTGAGCGCCGCTTGCTGAAACGTGAAAACTTTATGCTTAAGCGCGAGCTTTCACACGGTAAAGCATCCAGCATTATTGGTCGCAGTGATGCCATGGTTGAAGTAAAACAAGTGATAGAGCGTGTCGCGCCAACTAACGCTGTGGTGTTAATTGAGGGTGAGTCCGGCACAGGTAAAGAGCTGGTAGCCAGACAGTTGCACCACCTAAGTGGCCGCAGTGGCCCTTTTGTGCCTGTTAATTGTGGCGCAATTGCTCCTGAATTATTGGGCAGTGAGCTATTTGGTCATACGGCGGGGTCATTCACCGGCGCTAAATCTAGTCGCGAAGGTTTATTTAGTTTTGCATCGGGTGGCACGATCTTCCTTGATGAAATTGGCGAAATGCCAATGAACATGCAAACGGCTTTGTTAAGGGTGCTGGAGCAGCGTGCTATTCGTCCAGTAGGCAGCGAGAAAGAAGTCGCTATTGACGTGCGCATTGTGGCGGCGACCAATCGTACCTTACAAGAAGAGGTTGAAGCAGGACATTTCCGCCGCGACCTCTTCTATCGCTTAAACGTGTTGAATATCCTTATTCCACCGCTGCGTGCCCGCAGTGAAGATATTGTTGAGTTAACCCATTACTTTACCATGCAGATCATTAAAGAGATGGGCATGAAAGAGGTGATTTGGAGCCACGAAGATTTACAGGTTCTGCAACAGCATGAGTGGCCGGGCAATATCCGTGAGCTGCGTAATATGATTGAGCGCTGTATCTTGCTTGGCAAGCCGCCGGCAGAATATTGGAAGGTGGACACTAAAGAGTCAGTACCTGAAACATCTGGCTATCCGCTTGATTGGCCATTAAAAGAAGTTGAAAAACAGCATGTAATGCAGGTTGTCGCTGCCCACGATGGTAATAAGTCGGCTGCTGCGCGTGATCTTGGGGTTTCTCGCAAAACGCTCGACCGTAAGTTCAAAGAGTGGGCTGATGTCACCGCCCCAGAGCAGGAAGAATAA
- a CDS encoding substrate-binding domain-containing protein, whose translation MFTKKSSALLLAASVLGSVAFSPVALADEIIKLATTTSTENSGLLGAILPTFEKQSGFEVQVIATGTGKALKLARQGDVDVVMTHAPAAEAKFVNEGYGIEPRGIMANDFVVLGPKNDPAKINGSKDVNQAFAKIAAKPATFISRGDNSGTNMKELAIWNNANVTTDFNGYTAVGQGMGKTLLMANELQAYTLTDRGTFVAYKAKLDLEIKFDGGEALANPYQIILINPKKYPDLNHKGARALSDWLVSPEAKKMINNYKVQGEQLFKASQK comes from the coding sequence ATGTTTACTAAAAAATCTTCTGCATTATTACTTGCCGCTTCAGTACTAGGGAGTGTGGCATTCAGCCCAGTTGCACTAGCTGATGAAATTATCAAGCTAGCGACAACCACCAGCACAGAAAACTCAGGCTTGTTAGGCGCTATCCTACCGACTTTCGAAAAGCAGTCTGGTTTTGAAGTACAGGTTATTGCAACAGGTACAGGTAAAGCTTTAAAACTAGCTCGTCAGGGTGACGTGGATGTTGTAATGACTCATGCACCAGCGGCGGAAGCTAAATTCGTTAACGAAGGTTATGGTATTGAGCCGCGTGGCATCATGGCAAATGACTTCGTGGTATTAGGTCCAAAGAATGACCCAGCCAAAATCAATGGTAGTAAAGATGTAAACCAAGCTTTTGCTAAAATCGCTGCTAAGCCAGCAACCTTCATTTCTCGTGGTGACAACTCAGGCACGAACATGAAGGAGTTAGCAATTTGGAACAATGCCAATGTCACGACCGACTTTAATGGCTATACTGCAGTAGGCCAAGGTATGGGTAAAACGCTACTTATGGCTAACGAACTGCAAGCTTATACCTTGACTGACCGCGGTACTTTTGTAGCTTATAAAGCTAAATTAGATTTAGAGATTAAATTCGATGGTGGTGAAGCACTTGCTAACCCTTATCAAATTATTCTAATTAACCCTAAAAAATACCCAGACTTAAACCACAAAGGTGCACGCGCACTAAGTGATTGGTTAGTCAGCCCAGAAGCAAAGAAAATGATCAACAACTACAAAGTGCAAGGAGAGCAATTGTTTAAGGCATCTC